The Arthrobacter sp. NicSoilC5 genome has a window encoding:
- a CDS encoding sugar ABC transporter permease, with translation MTALGSANRGVRDAGPSGWLAVPALVFFLAFAVVPLIGVVFLSFTSWNGLGEIKLDGLSSWTTVLKDPVTGNALVVTAKIMFFSFIVQAPISLLLGVFTAGGQKYRAALAVLYFLPLLLSSAAVAIAFKALLDPNFGLGPGFNLPILAQDWLGNSDLVLFVVVFVIAWQFVPFHTLIYQGGVRQIPTSLYEAAEIDGAGRFRQFWNITLPQLKYTIITSSTLMVVGSLAYFDLIFVLTGGGPGYSTRLLPLHMYLTGFKANDMGAASALGVILVVIGLGLALILQRLGGKNRNASQLEGA, from the coding sequence ATGACGGCTCTTGGTTCCGCCAACCGGGGGGTCCGCGATGCGGGCCCCTCGGGGTGGCTCGCAGTCCCGGCCCTGGTCTTCTTCCTGGCGTTCGCTGTCGTCCCGCTGATCGGCGTCGTCTTCCTCAGCTTCACCAGCTGGAACGGTTTGGGCGAGATCAAGCTGGACGGCCTGTCCAGCTGGACCACGGTCCTCAAGGATCCGGTCACCGGCAACGCCCTGGTGGTCACCGCGAAGATCATGTTCTTCTCGTTCATCGTCCAGGCGCCCATCAGCCTGCTGCTGGGCGTGTTCACGGCCGGCGGCCAGAAGTACCGCGCCGCCCTCGCCGTGCTCTATTTCCTGCCGTTGCTGCTTTCGTCCGCCGCCGTTGCCATCGCCTTCAAGGCCCTGCTCGATCCCAACTTCGGCCTGGGCCCCGGATTCAACCTGCCCATCCTTGCCCAGGACTGGCTTGGCAACTCGGATTTGGTCCTGTTCGTGGTGGTCTTCGTGATTGCGTGGCAGTTCGTTCCCTTCCACACGCTGATTTACCAGGGCGGCGTCCGCCAGATCCCAACGTCGCTGTACGAGGCCGCCGAAATCGACGGCGCGGGACGCTTCCGCCAGTTCTGGAACATCACCCTGCCCCAGCTCAAGTACACGATCATCACGTCCTCCACCCTGATGGTGGTGGGCAGCCTCGCCTACTTCGACCTCATCTTCGTGCTCACCGGGGGCGGCCCCGGCTACAGCACGCGGCTGCTACCGCTGCACATGTACCTGACGGGTTTCAAGGCCAACGACATGGGCGCCGCGAGCGCCCTGGGAGTCATTCTCGTCGTCATCGGACTGGGCCTGGCGCTCATCCTCCAGCGGTTGGGCGGCAAAAACCGCAACGCAAGCCAATTGGAAGGTGCCTGA
- a CDS encoding sugar phosphate isomerase/epimerase family protein, giving the protein MTRPITLFTGQWADLPFEEVARLAGEWGFDGLEIACWGDHLDPRRAAEDDNYLQGRMDILEKNNLKVFAIANHLTGQAVCDDPIDERHQGILPADIWGDGEPEGVRRRAADAMKDTARAAARLGVKTVTGFTGSSIWKAVAMFPPASQEMIDAGYQDFADRWNPILDVFDEVGVRFALEVHPSEIAYDYWTAKHTLEAIGHRENFGLNFDPSHFIWQDLDPVMFLQDFADRIFHVHVKESIRQLDGRNGRLGSHLAWADPRRGWDFVTAGHGDVQWNRIFRTLNAIGYEGPTSIEWEDAGMDRLIGAPQALAMVQDLARIAPPAAAFDAAFASR; this is encoded by the coding sequence ATGACACGACCAATCACGCTGTTTACCGGCCAGTGGGCCGACCTGCCCTTCGAGGAAGTGGCGCGGCTCGCGGGCGAGTGGGGCTTCGACGGGCTGGAGATCGCCTGCTGGGGCGACCATCTGGACCCGCGCCGCGCGGCCGAGGATGACAACTACCTCCAGGGCCGGATGGACATCCTCGAAAAGAACAACCTGAAGGTGTTCGCCATCGCCAACCACCTGACCGGACAGGCGGTGTGCGACGACCCCATCGACGAGCGCCACCAGGGCATCCTGCCAGCGGACATCTGGGGTGACGGCGAGCCCGAAGGCGTACGCCGCCGGGCAGCGGACGCCATGAAGGACACCGCCAGGGCTGCTGCCCGCCTGGGGGTGAAGACTGTCACCGGCTTCACGGGCTCCTCCATCTGGAAGGCGGTGGCCATGTTCCCGCCCGCCTCCCAGGAAATGATCGACGCCGGCTACCAGGACTTCGCGGACCGCTGGAACCCCATCCTCGACGTCTTCGACGAGGTGGGTGTCCGGTTCGCCCTGGAAGTCCACCCGTCCGAAATCGCCTATGACTACTGGACCGCCAAGCACACCCTTGAGGCGATCGGACACCGGGAGAACTTCGGCCTGAACTTCGACCCCTCCCACTTCATCTGGCAGGACCTGGACCCCGTCATGTTCCTGCAGGACTTCGCGGACAGGATTTTCCATGTCCACGTCAAGGAGTCCATCCGCCAGCTCGACGGCCGCAACGGCCGCCTGGGCTCGCACCTGGCCTGGGCCGATCCCCGGCGCGGCTGGGATTTCGTCACGGCAGGGCACGGGGACGTGCAGTGGAACCGGATCTTCCGGACCCTGAACGCCATCGGCTACGAGGGCCCCACCAGCATCGAGTGGGAGGACGCCGGCATGGACCGGCTCATCGGGGCCCCGCAGGCGCTGGCCATGGTCCAGGACCTGGCCCGGATCGCCCCGCCGGCAGCGGCCTTCGACGCCGCTTTCGCCAGCCGCTGA
- a CDS encoding ThuA domain-containing protein — protein MTERKNALVVRGGWDGHQPYEATELFIPYLKDNGYDVRVEESPKVYADAAYMAGVDLIMQCMTMTTIEKDEFAGLRAAVENGTGLAGWHGGIADSYRNTSDYLHLIGGQFACHPGKHPDECIGEQSDNYVPYTVNMLPAAADHPITKGIKDFDLVTEQYWVLSDDYIDVLATTTQKVREWDPWNREVTSPAIWTRQWGKGRIFVSTPGHRVEILQDRNVRTIIERGLLWASR, from the coding sequence ATGACAGAACGCAAGAACGCCCTGGTGGTCCGCGGCGGCTGGGACGGCCACCAGCCCTACGAGGCCACAGAGCTCTTCATCCCCTACCTCAAGGACAACGGCTACGACGTCCGGGTGGAGGAATCCCCCAAGGTCTACGCCGATGCCGCCTACATGGCAGGGGTGGACCTCATCATGCAGTGCATGACCATGACCACCATCGAAAAGGACGAATTCGCCGGACTGCGGGCAGCCGTGGAGAACGGCACCGGCCTGGCCGGCTGGCACGGCGGCATTGCGGATTCCTACCGGAACACCTCCGACTACCTGCACCTGATCGGCGGCCAGTTCGCCTGCCACCCCGGCAAGCACCCGGATGAGTGCATCGGTGAGCAGTCGGACAACTACGTGCCCTACACCGTCAACATGCTGCCGGCCGCCGCCGACCACCCCATCACCAAGGGCATCAAGGACTTCGACCTGGTCACCGAACAGTACTGGGTGCTGTCGGACGACTACATCGACGTCCTGGCCACCACCACCCAGAAAGTCCGCGAGTGGGACCCCTGGAACCGCGAAGTGACATCCCCCGCCATCTGGACCCGCCAGTGGGGCAAAGGCCGGATCTTCGTGTCCACCCCCGGGCACCGCGTGGAAATCCTCCAGGACCGGAACGTACGCACCATCATCGAAAGGGGCCTGCTGTGGGCAAGCCGTTGA
- a CDS encoding extracellular solute-binding protein — translation MKIRKLRSAALAISAAGLAVSLAACGSSGPAGSNVSSDSATMWGLTGGNQPVLQKSVDDWNQANPDKSIKLDFFANDAYKTKVRTAVGAGEGPTFIYGWGGGVLKSYVDASQVDDLSTFIKDNPQVKDRYLPSVLKNGEVNGKTYALPNNNVQPVVLYFNKDVFDKVGAQPPKTWDELMALVPKFKAAGVAPFSLGGQSKWPDLMWLEYLVERIGGPEVFANIAANKPGAWSDPAVKEALTKIQDLADAGGFINGFSSVAADSNADQALMYTGKAAMILQGGWIYQGMKKDAADFVRSGKLGYTTFPTVSGGKGDPTNVVGNPSNFWSISAKATDAQKKAALDYVKDGMFTDANTDALISSGAVPVVKGIEDKLAASPDKDFLTFVYGLAKNAPSFTLSWDQALSPAQGDAMLSNLDQIFLKKISPDQFISTMNATIGK, via the coding sequence ATGAAGATTCGAAAGTTGCGCTCGGCAGCGTTGGCAATTTCCGCAGCAGGACTGGCAGTCAGCCTCGCTGCCTGCGGTTCGTCAGGTCCTGCCGGCTCAAACGTCAGCAGCGATTCGGCCACCATGTGGGGACTCACCGGCGGCAACCAGCCGGTGCTCCAGAAGTCGGTGGATGACTGGAACCAGGCCAACCCGGACAAGTCCATCAAGCTGGATTTCTTCGCCAACGACGCCTACAAGACCAAAGTCCGCACCGCCGTCGGCGCCGGCGAAGGCCCCACCTTCATCTATGGCTGGGGCGGCGGAGTCCTGAAGTCGTACGTCGACGCCAGCCAGGTTGACGACCTGTCCACCTTCATCAAGGACAACCCGCAGGTCAAGGACCGTTACCTTCCCTCAGTGCTGAAGAACGGTGAAGTAAACGGCAAGACCTACGCACTGCCGAACAACAACGTCCAGCCGGTTGTCCTCTACTTCAACAAGGACGTCTTCGACAAGGTGGGAGCCCAGCCGCCGAAGACCTGGGATGAGCTGATGGCCCTGGTGCCGAAGTTCAAGGCAGCCGGTGTTGCCCCGTTCTCGCTGGGCGGCCAGTCCAAGTGGCCGGACCTGATGTGGCTTGAGTACCTGGTGGAGCGCATTGGCGGCCCCGAAGTCTTCGCCAACATCGCAGCCAACAAGCCCGGGGCCTGGTCCGACCCCGCCGTCAAAGAGGCGCTGACCAAGATCCAGGACCTGGCCGACGCCGGCGGGTTCATCAACGGCTTCTCATCCGTTGCGGCGGACAGCAACGCAGACCAGGCCCTGATGTACACCGGCAAGGCCGCCATGATCCTGCAGGGCGGCTGGATCTACCAGGGCATGAAGAAGGACGCCGCCGACTTCGTCAGGAGTGGAAAGCTGGGATACACCACCTTCCCCACCGTTTCGGGCGGCAAGGGTGACCCGACGAACGTCGTGGGCAACCCCTCCAACTTCTGGTCCATCTCCGCCAAGGCAACCGATGCCCAGAAGAAGGCCGCCCTGGACTATGTCAAGGACGGCATGTTCACCGATGCCAACACAGATGCCTTGATCAGCTCCGGCGCCGTCCCGGTAGTCAAGGGAATCGAAGACAAACTCGCCGCCTCACCCGACAAGGACTTCCTGACCTTCGTCTACGGCCTGGCCAAGAACGCCCCCAGCTTCACCCTCTCCTGGGACCAGGCCCTCAGCCCCGCGCAGGGTGACGCCATGCTGTCCAACCTGGACCAGATCTTCCTCAAGAAGATCAGCCCTGACCAGTTCATCAGCACCATGAACGCCACGATCGGAAAGTAA
- a CDS encoding Gfo/Idh/MocA family oxidoreductase, whose product MGKPLKVGIVGCGAIIAQYLANFRRLDQIQLVAVADLDPARAQAVADDYDGVRAVSVDELLSAEDVDLVLNLTIPAAHAEVALKAIAAGKSVYGEKPLAATTEEARRVLDAAREAGVVVGCAPDTVLGTGIQTARKAIDDGLIGAPISASATMVTPGHERWHPNPDFYYQPGGGPLLDMGPYYVTALVTLLGPVVSVIGAASHTRNERTIGSGPRQGGKVPVNIDSHVTGVLVHASGALSTLFMSFDAVKSKSPNIEIHGERGSLVVPDPNHFDGDVQLFSLGAEDWETLPVSAGYVDSGRGFGIADLAATPQGMEPRAGGALAYHALEVMESVLESAHTGTAVAIESTVERPGSVELTVLAEQADALQSK is encoded by the coding sequence GTGGGCAAGCCGTTGAAAGTCGGAATCGTTGGCTGCGGAGCCATCATCGCGCAATACCTCGCCAACTTCCGCCGGCTGGACCAGATCCAGCTGGTGGCCGTGGCGGACCTGGATCCGGCACGTGCGCAGGCCGTGGCGGATGACTACGACGGCGTCCGCGCCGTCTCCGTGGACGAGCTGCTCTCCGCAGAGGACGTGGACCTGGTCCTGAACCTGACCATCCCCGCCGCCCACGCAGAGGTGGCACTGAAGGCGATCGCCGCAGGAAAAAGCGTTTACGGCGAAAAACCCCTGGCTGCCACCACCGAAGAAGCACGCCGGGTGCTGGACGCGGCGCGGGAGGCAGGTGTCGTCGTCGGCTGTGCACCGGACACCGTGCTGGGCACCGGGATCCAGACCGCCCGGAAAGCCATCGATGACGGACTGATCGGCGCACCCATCTCGGCGTCGGCCACCATGGTGACGCCGGGCCACGAGCGCTGGCACCCCAACCCTGACTTCTACTACCAGCCCGGCGGCGGCCCCCTCCTGGACATGGGCCCCTACTACGTCACGGCACTCGTGACGCTGCTGGGCCCTGTGGTGTCGGTGATCGGTGCGGCCAGCCACACGCGGAATGAGCGGACCATCGGCTCGGGGCCGCGCCAGGGCGGGAAGGTACCCGTGAACATCGATTCCCACGTCACCGGTGTCCTGGTCCACGCATCCGGCGCGCTCTCGACGCTCTTCATGAGCTTTGATGCCGTGAAGTCCAAATCCCCCAACATCGAGATCCACGGCGAGCGCGGCTCCCTGGTGGTACCGGACCCCAACCACTTCGACGGCGACGTCCAGCTGTTCTCCCTGGGCGCCGAGGACTGGGAAACCCTTCCCGTGTCCGCCGGCTACGTGGATTCCGGCCGCGGGTTCGGCATCGCGGACCTGGCCGCCACCCCGCAGGGAATGGAGCCCAGGGCCGGCGGAGCCTTGGCCTACCACGCCCTGGAGGTCATGGAATCCGTCCTGGAGTCCGCACACACGGGCACGGCGGTGGCCATCGAGAGCACCGTTGAGCGGCCTGGCAGCGTGGAGCTGACGGTCCTGGCTGAGCAGGCAGACGCGCTCCAGTCCAAGTAG
- a CDS encoding Gfo/Idh/MocA family oxidoreductase: MTTAQPLRVGMVGYAFMGAAHSHAWRTAPRFFDLPLQPRLTAVAGRNADGVRAAADKLGWESVETDWRRLIERDDIDLIDICTPGDTHADIAIAALEAGKHVLCEKPLANSVAEAERMTLAAETAAKNGVFSMCGFSYRRTPALALAKRFVEQGRLGGIRHVRAQYLQDWLSDANAPMTWRLDKSKSGSGSLGDIGAHSIDAAQWVTGLNISGVSALLETFVQERPLAGDLVGLGGHGDLSSDAPRGKVTVDDAAIFSAKFDGGTASGAIGVFEATRYALGRKNAMRLEVNGTKGSVAFDFEDMNVLSFYDAAESPDAGFRKIFVTEPEHPYVGNWWPTGHGLGYEHGFTHQVVDLVTAIGEARQPEPSFADALQVQRVLAAVESSAANSSQWQKV, translated from the coding sequence ATGACCACCGCACAACCCCTGCGGGTCGGCATGGTGGGCTACGCCTTCATGGGTGCAGCCCACTCCCACGCCTGGCGCACCGCACCCCGGTTTTTCGACCTGCCCCTGCAGCCCCGGCTGACAGCGGTCGCGGGCAGGAATGCCGACGGCGTCCGCGCCGCGGCAGACAAGCTCGGCTGGGAATCGGTTGAAACGGACTGGCGCCGCCTGATCGAGCGCGACGACATCGACCTCATCGATATCTGCACGCCCGGCGACACGCACGCCGACATTGCCATCGCCGCCTTGGAAGCCGGCAAGCACGTGCTGTGCGAGAAGCCGCTGGCCAACTCCGTCGCGGAAGCCGAACGGATGACGCTCGCCGCGGAGACCGCGGCGAAGAACGGCGTCTTCTCCATGTGCGGCTTCAGCTACCGCCGCACTCCGGCGCTGGCGCTGGCCAAGCGGTTCGTGGAACAGGGCAGGCTGGGCGGCATCCGCCATGTCAGGGCCCAGTACCTGCAGGACTGGCTCAGCGATGCCAACGCCCCCATGACCTGGCGGCTGGACAAGAGCAAGTCCGGATCCGGCTCCTTGGGTGACATCGGAGCACACAGCATCGACGCCGCGCAGTGGGTTACGGGCCTGAACATCAGCGGGGTCTCGGCCCTGCTGGAGACCTTTGTGCAGGAACGCCCGCTGGCCGGCGACCTGGTGGGACTCGGCGGGCACGGCGACCTCAGCAGCGATGCTCCGCGGGGAAAAGTCACGGTTGATGACGCGGCAATCTTCAGCGCAAAGTTCGACGGCGGCACGGCTTCGGGTGCGATCGGCGTCTTTGAAGCCACGCGTTACGCCCTGGGCAGGAAGAACGCCATGCGGCTGGAGGTCAACGGCACCAAGGGTTCCGTTGCCTTCGACTTCGAGGACATGAACGTCCTGTCCTTCTACGACGCCGCCGAATCCCCCGACGCCGGGTTCCGGAAGATCTTCGTCACCGAGCCCGAGCACCCCTACGTCGGAAACTGGTGGCCCACCGGCCACGGCCTGGGGTACGAACACGGCTTCACCCACCAGGTGGTGGACCTCGTCACGGCCATCGGCGAAGCCCGCCAACCGGAACCGTCCTTCGCCGACGCCCTGCAGGTGCAGCGGGTCCTGGCCGCTGTGGAGTCCAGTGCCGCAAATTCCAGCCAGTGGCAAAAAGTCTGA
- a CDS encoding carbohydrate ABC transporter permease, translated as MASTTQLPVPPAPAGSITAAPVTRTKGPGRLRPNLLGGLGGWLWLAIIIVPIYYVVITSFKNQAGFFASNPMLPATEPTLDNYKLVLENNFVRYFTNSLIVTLGTVLPALLVSFMAAYAIVRGKGRFLSLTNNLFVLGLAIPLHATIIPIYWMITRAHMYDTLLALILPSVAFAIPVSVLILSNFMRDVPNELFESMRLDGCSDWAMMWRLALPMTKPAVITVGIYNALHVWNGFLFPLILTQSPATRVLPLSLWTFQGEFSVNIPAILASVVLATLPLLVVYVVARRQLLSGLTAGFSK; from the coding sequence ATGGCCTCCACAACACAACTTCCCGTCCCACCGGCCCCGGCGGGCAGCATCACCGCAGCACCGGTTACCCGCACCAAGGGACCCGGGCGGCTCCGGCCAAACCTCCTTGGCGGGCTGGGCGGCTGGCTTTGGCTGGCCATCATCATCGTCCCCATCTATTACGTGGTGATCACCAGCTTCAAGAACCAGGCTGGTTTTTTCGCCTCCAACCCCATGCTCCCGGCAACGGAACCCACCCTGGACAACTACAAGCTGGTCCTGGAGAACAACTTCGTCAGGTACTTCACCAACAGCCTGATCGTCACCCTGGGCACGGTCCTGCCTGCCCTGCTGGTGTCCTTCATGGCCGCGTATGCGATAGTCCGCGGCAAGGGCCGGTTCCTGAGCCTGACGAACAACCTGTTCGTCCTTGGCCTGGCCATCCCCCTGCACGCCACCATCATCCCCATCTACTGGATGATCACCCGGGCGCACATGTATGACACCTTGCTGGCCCTGATCCTTCCGTCCGTGGCATTTGCCATCCCGGTCAGCGTCCTCATCCTGTCCAACTTCATGCGCGATGTCCCCAATGAGCTTTTCGAATCGATGCGCCTGGACGGCTGTTCCGACTGGGCCATGATGTGGCGCCTCGCTCTCCCCATGACCAAGCCGGCGGTCATCACCGTCGGCATCTACAACGCCCTGCATGTCTGGAACGGTTTCCTCTTCCCGCTGATCCTGACGCAGAGCCCGGCAACCAGGGTCCTGCCGCTGTCCCTGTGGACCTTCCAGGGTGAGTTCAGCGTGAACATCCCCGCCATTCTCGCCTCCGTCGTCCTGGCGACCCTTCCCCTGCTGGTGGTATACGTCGTCGCCCGCCGTCAACTGTTGAGCGGCCTCACCGCCGGCTTCAGCAAGTAA